From the Aerococcus viridans genome, the window CTCATTAGCACTTAACAACTCTGACTGCTAACATGTCTATAATATAGCACCTATCATTTCTTTTGTCAAGAATAGTCAAACTTTTTTTTGACTTTTTTTGACTTTTGAATCTTCATTCAAGATTTCAAGCTTTTGGAACTGGTTAGGTTGGCTATTTTACACAATAATTCTATAAAAAAAGACACCAAACTATTTGTAATAGTGCGGTGCCCTTTCGATTGGCATAATTTTTCGATACCCTTATTTGTTGTCACGTAACCAGTTAGTTGCTGATGTTGCTAAGGTAGCAGATCCAACAATTAATGCTTCTTCGTTGAATTGTACTAATGGGTGGTGAACAGGGTATACTTCGCCATTGTCATCTGGTAATGGACAACCAATGAAGAAGTATGTTGATTCTGGCAATTTGCTAGCAATGTGTGCGTAGTCTTCAGAAGCTAAGTATGGTGGTACGTTCACCACGTCATATTTATCATCTAAAGCTTCTTTAGCAGAAGCCATCACTTGTTCAGCCATTTCTTCAGAGTTGATTAATGACGGACAGTCAGCCAATACTTCATATTCAGTTTCAGCACGGAATGCTTTACCAATATGTTCAACGATTTCTGGTAAACGTTTTGAAACGTGTTCTGCTGATTCTGGGAATAATGAACGAGAAGTTCCTTCTAAGACTACTTTATCAGGAATCACGTTGATGGCACCACCTGGCGCATTGATGTAACCCATAGATAATGACGCACCCTTGTTAGATGGTAATTCTCGAGCTAAAATGCCATTCGCACCATTAATGATTTGGCTAGCCACAAAGACTGGATCGATACCGTTGTTTGGCATTGCACCATGAGCACCTACACCTTTAATAGTGATACGAAAGTTTAAAGCAGATGCTAAAGCCTCTTTTTTGTGGATCTCAACGTCCACTTTGTCACCATTTGGCCACATATGCAATGCCATACCAGCGTCTGGTACTGGGCTTTCTAAAATACCTTCTTCAACCATTACACGTCCACCATTTAAAGTTTCTTCTGCTGGTTGGAATAAGAATTTGATTTGACCTTCTAATTGGTTTTCGTTTTCTTTCAACATTTTTAAAACCATTAGTAAAATAGTGGTGTGCATGTCATGACCACATAAGTGTCCATTTTCATTTTTAGATGTACATGCTGATTGAGATTTTTCGGTAATGGCTAAAGCATCCATGTCTGCACGTAACAATAAAGTTTTACCCTTAGCAGAATCACCCAATGTACCTGTAATTCCGTATGTATCACCTACGTTTTCGTATGCAATTCCAAACTCATCAAGTTTTGATTTCACAAGTTTAGTTGTTTTTGGTAATTCGAAACCAACTTCAGGGTTTTCGTGTAAATGACGACGAACCTTTACTGCATCATCAAAAATTTCTTTAGCACGATCCAAATATGCCATTTTGACATTCCTCCAATATTTTTTATTTCCTATTCCATTCTACTACTATTCTAAAAATTGTCTGATCGAATCTATAAAAACGATTAACTAAAAACCTTTTATATCAACGCTTCCCATTTTCTTGATTGTACTTGCACACTTTTTGTCAAAAAAAACGCCAAAGACAAATCCCTAGCGCTCATTTCAAAGTCATATTTTACATATTTTGCAAAAATACTATTTTTGCAAACTTTCTAAATAATTTTCAGCATCAACCGCATCCTGATCCATTTGTTTAATCAACCCTTCAATTCCATCAAATTTAAGTTCAGGTCTAAGGTATTTATGCCAATAAACCGTTACGTATTCACCGTAGATTTCCCCTTTAAAATCTAAAAGATGGATTTCTACTGTACGCTTGCGGTTTTCCCCGAAGGTAATATTAGTCCCAATTGAAGCAACACCTGGGTAGACTTGCCCATTCAACAACATCTCAACCACGTAGACACCCTCAACTGGAATCAATGATTCTGCTGCAACCATTAAATTAGCTGTTGGATACCCTAGCTCACGGCCGCGTTTTTCTCCATGAACAACGATCCCGTCGATTGAATAGATATAGCCCAGTTGTTGGTTAGCTTTGTCAATTTGACCAGTATTCAAGTCATGGCGAATTTCAGTTGACCCCACCTTGCTGGTATCTTCCGATAATTTATTCACTTCAATAATGTTAAAACGACCAGCTGCATGGCTAGCTAAGGTCCGCATGTTGGCGATGTCCTTTTTGCCGTAGGTATAGTCAAAACCCGCTACAACCGATTTGGCATGCAAACCTACCATATATTGGTCCACAAATTCTTGCGGTTTCAAGGCTGCGAATGATGACGTTAATTGCGTGACATAAAGGTAATCCACCCCAAGTTGTGTCATTAATCGTTCTTTCTCGGCTAAAGTAGTTAAATAAGTCACCCCTTCAGGATGGATTTGTTGGTACATGATCCTTGGTGCCATATTGAAAGTCATCACAGCTAGTGGTAATTGCAAACGGTCAGCCTCATCACGAGCAGCTTGAATAACCGCCTGGTGACCTCTATGGACCCCATCAAAAAAACCCAAGGCTAGGACAACATCGCCCCCATAGATCGTTGATTGTTCAAAAGGATGGTGTAAATTTATTGTTTTCATTTAGTATCGTCCAATCTTTAAAACATTTTACTTGGTTTTATTTTACCATCTTTATTTGGATGGACATCATAAAGCGCCTTTAACTTGCTGTCGATATAAGCCGTCACCGGTAATTGACCTCTTAAATCAGCCGGTAACGTCGCTAATTCTAGGACTGACCCATTTTCCACCAATTTCACTAAGTGGCTGTCCTCAGCCGGAACCTGCCAAACTGGATAGGCTGTTAAGGCCGATTCAACTGGCACCAACCAAGTATAATCCTCAGCTTCAACTGCCTCTGCTAATTGTGATAGGGTCAGACAATCTTCCCTTGAAAAAGGGGTTGATCCGTCCCGAGTTAGGCTAGTCATCGTCGCTGGTACCCCTAGTTTTCGCCCTAAGTCGCTGGCTAAAGTGCGGACATAGGTCCCTTTGCCACAAACCACCTCAAAAGCAAAAACTTGCTTGCCGTCCTCAAAACGAGATGGACCCACTAACTTGAAGTCGTGGACAAATACCGGGTGTTCAGGTCGTTCAACCTCAAGGCCTTCACGGGCATACTCATACAGGCGTTTCCCTTTGACTTTAATCGCCGAATACATGGGCGGTATTTGGATGATATGACCTGTTAATTCATGCATCAATGCTTGAATCTGGTCATCTTTAAAAGGATTGGCTAAAGATTCTTCAGCAATCACTTCACCGTCTAAATCTTCAGTTGTCGTTGCAAATCCTAGTGTAATTTCGCCAGTATAAACTTTGGTTTTGTCCATCAACAATTCAACCAATTTGGTCCCCTTACCTAAACAAATCGGTAAAACCCCATCAACATTAGGGTCTAAAGTCCCTGTATGGCCAACTTTCTTCATTTTTAAAATCTTTCTTACTTTAAATACACAGTCGTGACTCGTCATGCCACGTTCTTTCCATAAAGGCAAAATGCCATCCATAAACTCACCTCATATCTAGCATATTGTAACATATGACCCACTAAAAAACTGATTCAAATTGTGGCGAATCATTATTTGAACCTGAAAAATCCTAGTCCAAAAATAAGGCGATCTTAAAAAAGACCTCGTCAACCAGTAGTTGGCTACGAAAGTAAACACCTGTTGCTAGTTAGCTTGACTATCCACTTGTCATTTTCATATAAAAAAAGAGGTGATAACAGAATCACCCCTCAAATTGCTTATAGTCATGTTAACGTATAAATGAGAAGACATGGTTCCAGCTAGCCGGGTTTAAGAAATTGAAGGCTGATTGGTCAGACGATATGCTGTATCCAATCAAACCACCGATAATGAATAGTAGGAAGCCCACAATCACTAACAGTAATCCCCAAAATAAAATCTTCTTCCATGGGTGGTTGATATATTGATGATAATATTTCATAAAGTCACGACCATTCTAATCTAGTAAACTAGCAAGCTCTGCGTCTGTTTTACCATCCACATCCACGCGAAGTACATTTGCGCCTAAGGCTTGTAATTTCTTGTCGAATGAGTGGTAACCACGGTCTAAGTATTTCAATTCAGACACTTTGGTCATCCCTTCAGCCTTCAAACCAGCCAAAATTAAGGCTGCTGCTGAACGTAAATCAGAAGCAGCTACTGCTGCCCCTTGCAACTTAGCAGGACCGTTCATAATAGCTGTATTGCCGTTAATATTAAAGTTAGCGTTCATTCTACGCAATTCTTCTAAGTGCATAAAGCGATTTTCAAAAACAGTTTCTTCCATTTCTGAAGTACCTTCTGCTAAAACTTGGGCAACTGTAAATGGTGATTGAATATCAGTCGGGAAACCAGGATATGGCAAAGTTCTTGCTTTTGTTTGATGCAAAACGGTAGAACCTTGCACACGGACACCAGACACGTCTTCAGTAATTGTCGCACCTAATTCTTTTAATTTAGAAATCAATGGTTGGTTGTGTTCTGAAATCGCGTCTTCAATGTAGACATCACCTTCAGTAATGGCTGCAGCTACCATAAATGTTCCTGCTTCAATACGGTCAGGGATGACAGAATGTTCAGTTCCTTCAAGGCTTTCAACCCCACGGATTTTAATCGTATCTGTGCCGGCACCTTGAACGCGACCACCCATTTTATTGATAAAGTTGGCTAAATCAACGATTTCAGGTTCGCGAGCAACGTTCTCAATGATTGTTGTCCCTTCAGCTAATGCAGCAGCCATCATAATATTTTGTGTTGCCCCAACACTTGGGAAGTCTAAATAAATGTTGGCACCCACTAATTTATCAGCGCTTGCTTCAACATAACCTGCTGTAGTTGTTACTTTGGCACCTAAAGCTTCAAATCCTTTAACATGTAAGTCAATTGGACGCGAACCAATAGCGCAACCACCTGGCATAGCAAATTTAGCGTGACCATAACGAGACAATAATGGCCCCATTACAACAATCGAAGCACGCATCTTGCTAACAAGTTCAAATGGTGCTTCAGTGGTTAGACCACTAGAAGCGTCAACGATAATTTCGTTGTTTTCTTCATCGAAATCAACTTGCGCATTTAAGTTACGCAATACATCGTTCATTACATATACATCTGATAGTAATGATGCGTTGGTAATGCGACTCTTCCCTTGTTCTGCTAATAAAGTGGCTGCTAATAAAGGTAAGACAGCGTTTTTTGCACCATCAACCCTTACATGCCCTTTTAATTTACGACCACCCTTAACAATCATGTTTTCCGTCATTTTTATTATCACCTATCTAATATTAATTTATTTGTTTTAAATGTTTATGCTTTGTTTTGTATATCAAGAGTAGCATATACATGTAATTGATGACAATTATAAGGTACCAAACAGACGGTCACCAGCGTCACCAAGACCTGGTAAGATGTAGCCATCTTCGTTTAACTTCTCATCTAATGCACCGGCAAAAATATCAACTTCTGGGTAAGCATCTTGTAAAGCTTTCACACCTTCTGGCGCTGCAACTAAACATACAAATTTGATGTTTTCTGCTTTAACATTACGTTTCACTAGTGAATCAATAGCCATGATGGCAGATCCACCAGTCGCTAACATTGGATCTACTACGATTACTTCACGTTCTTCAATGTCTTGAGGCATTTTGAAGAAGTACTCTTGTGGTTGTAAAGTTTCTTCGTCACGGAACATACCAATGTGACCTACTTTTGCTGCTGGCATCAATAACAGCATCCCATCAACCATTCCTAATCCAGCACGTAAAATTGGCGCAATCGCTAATTTTTTACCAGCAATAACATTTTGAGTTGTTTTAACTAAAGGTGTTTCAATTTCAATTTCTTCCATTGGTAAATCACGCGTTACCTCGTAACCAAGAAACATTGTAATTTCATTTACCAATTCACGGAAACCTTTAGTCCCTAAATCTTTATCACGTAACATAGCCATCTTGTGTTGCACTAAGGGGTGATCAATTACAACTAATTTACTCATGAATATTTACCTCACTTTTAAATTTTATGCAGCCAATTAATTTTGCTCAAACTCTAGATATTATATAGGACTTGAAAGTCTAGCGCAAGTAAGCTAGGCCTTCAAGTCCTTTAAATGAGATTATTTTAATGGAATTGCTTCAGTTAAGGCTTTAACAGATGCACGAACATCAGCTCGAACAGCCTCATCTTGAGGATTTTTGATGATTTTAGCAATCAATCGAGCTACTTGTTCAGACTCCGCTTCTTTAAAGCCACGAGTGGTAATGGCAGGCGTCCCAATACGGATACCGCTTGTCTTAAATGGACTTAAAGTTTCATTTGGAATAGTATTTTTATTTACAGTAATCCCAACTTCATCTAAGATAGTTTCAATTTCAGCACCTGTCACGTCAAAACCGATGACTTTTAGTAATAACAAGTGGTTGTCTGTTCCACCAGATACCATTGGAATACCTTCTTCATTGAAGACTTTTTCAAAGGCTTTGGCATTTTTGATGATTTGTGCTTGGTAGTCTTTAAAGTCGTCTTGTAAGGCTTCGCCGAAGGCAACAGCTTTGGCAGCAATCACGTGCTCTAAAGGTCCGCCTTGAATGCCAGGGAAAATAGCAGAGTTTAATTTCTTACCGTAATCTGCGTTAGCAGTTAAAATCAAACCACCGCGAGGGCCACGTAAAGTTTTATGCGTTGTAGAAGTAACAACGTCTGCATAAGGAATTGGATTTGGGTGTAGACCCGCTGCAACTAAACCAGCAATGTGAGCCATATCAACCATAAAGTATGCACCAACTGCTTTAGCAGTTTCAGCGATTTTTTCAAAATCAATCGTGCGCGCATAAGCTGAAGCACCGGCAACGATTAATTTAGGTTGGTGCGCTTTGGCTAAGCGGTCGATTTCAGCATAATCAATATATTCTTCATCATTTGTGACATTGTAAGCAATAAAGTTATATTTCTTACCAGAGAAATTTACTTTTGACCCATGAGTCAAATGCCCACCATCAGTTAAATTCATCCCTAAGACCAAATCGCCCGGCTCTAAGAAAGCGTCATATACGGCCATATTGGCTTGTGAACCTGAATGTGGTTGAACATTTGCGTATGCTGCACCAAATAATTCTTTAGCGCGGTCAATCGCCAATGTTTCAATTTTATCTACGACTTCACAGCCACCGTAGTAGCGTTTACCCGGATACCCTTCTGCGTATTTATTGGTTGCAATTGATCCCTGCGCACGTCGTACATCCTCCGATACCCAGTTCTCGCTTGCGATTAACTCAATCCCATGTTGTTGGCGGTCCATTTCCTCATCTAATAAATCAAAAATAATGTCGTTACTCATGCATCTGCCTCCAGCTTTATTTTTTGATAATATTCCTTGGGGTCTACCTTATCCAATTTATTTATCTAGGTCTATTCTACCACGGTTGAACTCGCTTTGATCAATCGATTGCGATATGCCCCATTTTTTTCTGTATCAGGATACAATTCTACGACAATTTGTTGAATATTTTCTTGGTCATCAAACGTTCTTAAAGCTGCGAAAAGTTGTTGTGTAGCGGTTTCTATTGTCGGTCCCAGTGATACAATCGAGGCAACTGACGTTTTGTACTTTTCAAAATTATTTTCACTAGTTGCTAATGCCACCTTGATCGATTGACTAGATAGATTAGCTAGCACATTCGACATTTTGTCAGACGAAACGGCCATCACAGGTTGGTTAGGACTGTAGTGAACATATTTCATACCTGGTGCTTTTGGCGCCTCATCCGCGTTATTGGCAATGGTCCCGCCAATATATATCGGCATGCCTGTCACCACTTCAGCTAGCATGGTCTTGGTGATGTATCCAGGTCGCAAAATGATTAACCCTCTTGAATCTGTCAGGTCTAAGACCGTAGATTCAACCCCAATGCGAGTTGGTTCAGCATTCACAACGCCACCAATGACCCCATCAAAGTCATGCATCACATGAGCAACTTGGGTTGGACTCGGTTTACCCGAAATGTTAGCTGATGGGCCAACGATTGGAAAGCCAGTTGCGCGAATTAAATCACGCGTCGTTTCGTGATCAGGTAAGCGAATCCCTACTGTATCCATGCCACCAGTTACGACACTTGGGAAGGTATCTGGTTTAACAGGTACAACCAAGGTCAAAGGACCTGGCCAAAATTGTGTTGTTAATTTTTCAATTAAGTCATGTCTCTCCGGGTCATTATCAATCATATAGTCAAAAATATCTTCTGGATCAGCGATATGGACAATCAAAGGATTATCGCTTGGACGGCCCTTTACTGTATAGACTGATTTAACAGCATCCGCATTATTGGCGATAGCCCCTAGACCAAAGACTGTTTCAGTTGGAAAAGCTACTAATTGGCCATCTTGCAGTAAGGCTGCGCCTTCATCAATTTCACTTGCTTGAATGATTTTTGTCATTATTGGTTGAACTCCTTTCTTATTTCTATGGATTTGTTAGATTGTTGTATTATATGGATTTTGGATGACTAAAATTCGATCATTGCCCGCATAATCTTGGATAATGTTTACCTCGGCGTCCGTCATTCGCAGGCGATCTTTAGCACCAGCAAGTAAGGATTGCCCTTGTTGATAACCAAATTCCCCAATAAAGTAACCCGGCTTAGCCAAATAATCATGGATTTGGTCGAATAAGCGCCAATAAATTTGATAGCCATTTTCCTCTGCAAAAAGGGCTAAATCTGGTTCATATAGGACCGTTGATTTGGACATCACATCCGTTTCATCTGAGCCGATATAAGGTGGGTTTGAAATGATTAAATCAAATTCTTGGCCAAGAACTGGTTTAAATAAATCACCAAGTTGAAAATCAATAACAACTTTTTTATCCGCAGCATTTTCACGGGCAATATTTAAGGCATCCGGTGAAATATCTGTCGCCGTGACTTGCAGGTTTGGGAACAGTTGTTTTAAGGTAACCGCAATAATCCCCGTACCAGTTCCAATATCAAGTACCCTTGCATCTTTGGCGATATGTTCTTTTTTGATTAAATCGGCCACATAAGACACCAAATCTTCCGTTTCCTGTCTTGGGATTAAGGTAGCTGGTGAAACCTTGAAAGTTTCACCGTAAAACCAAGCTTTCCCGACAATATACTGCCAAGGATAGTTTTCTTTAGCCACCTTCTCAATAGCCGCTTGATAGGCTTCTTTCAGGTAAATGGGCATGATGTCCTTACGTTTAAGGGCCCAATCTGATACTGAAAAATCGGCTAAATCAAGCAAGAGATGATAAGCAATTTCAGCGTCTTGGTTATTTTCTTCTAAAAAAGAAGAGGCCCAAACCTGGACCTCTAGATACGTTTGATTAATCATTTAACTCCTCTAACTTATTGGCTTGATCGGCTAATAATAAAGCGTCAACGATTTCATCCAATTCGCCGGTCATGATACGGTCTAATTTTTGAATAGTTAAACCAATTCGGTGATCAGTCACACGATTTTGAGGATAGTTGTAAGTACGGATACGTTCTGAACGGTCACCAGTACCTACTAAGTTCTTACGTTGTGAATCATATTCATTTTGTTGCTCTGAAGCAATTTTTTCGTATACGCGCGAACGTAAGATCATCATTGCTTTATCTTTATTTTGTTGTTGTGAACGTTGGTCTTGCATAGCCACTTGAATACCTGTTGGTTCATGGGTTAAACGAACGGCAGAAGAGGTCTTGTTAACGTGCTGACCACCGGCACCAGAGGCACGGTAAATATCAATACGGATATCACCCTCATCTAAGTCAAAGTCAATATCTTCAAGTTCAGGCATGACACCCACTGTAGCAGTAGAAGTATGCACACGACCTTGAGACTCAGTATCTGGTACACGTTGGACACGGTGAGCGCCAGATTCAAATTTTAATTTAGAATATACTTTGTCACCTTGAATTTGTAAGGTAATTTCTTTGAAACCACCGATATCATTACTAGATGATTCAATAACCTCAACGCGCCAACCTTGGCTAGTTGCATAACGGCTATACATTTCATACAAGTCACCAGCGAACAATTGGGCTTCGTCCCCACCTGCTGCACCACGGATTTCCATGATGATGTTTTTATCGTCGTTTGGATCTGAAGGAATCATTAAACGTTTAATTTCTTCTTCAAGACTCTCACGTTCTGCTTTTAATTCTTTCAATTCTTCTTTTGCTAATTCAGTCATTTCATCGTCTGATGACTCTGCTAATAATTCCTCAGTATCTTCAATAGCTTGAATCACATCTTTATAGTGACTAAATGTTTCTACTTTCGGTCTTAAATCAGCTTCTTCTTTAGAGATAGCACGGAACCGTTGATTGTCATTAATCACGTCCGGGTCACTCATTAACTCAGTTACTTCCGCATAGCGGGCAATAAATGAATCTAATTGGTCTGTAAACATGCTCTCAACTCTTTTCTATTTCTTTATGTAAAACTTACAGTTTATTTTCGATATTAAACTGGGTGAGACAATGGTCATTTGACTTATACCTACCTACTTGTTATTCAATAGTGTTGCGCTCAATAAAGATTTTACCATCTTTCAACGGTGGATGGTGATAATGTTTACGACAAACTGGGTAATAGGCTTCATTACCGCCAATTTGCACTTGCTCACCTTCATACACTGGCTTTCCGTCAGCTACACGCATGTTCATAATAGCCTTCTTGGCACAGAACCAACAGATGGTTTTCACTTCTTCAATCTTGTCAGCTAAAAGTAATAGGTATTTAGACCCTTCAAACAAGTTATTTAAGAAGTCATTTTTCAAGCCAAAGGCCATAACTGGGATATCTAATTCGTCAACAATACGTGCCAATTGATAGATGTGGTCTTTTGATAAAAATTGGGCTTCATCAATTAACACACAATAAATTTTTTGGTCGTTCTCTCGCATATAAGTGGTTAAATCCTCATACACATCCGTCTCCGTCGCAATTGCACGTGCTAATCTTTCTTCGCCCACTCGACTAGACACATTCCCTACACCTGCACGGTTATCAACAGCGCTGGTATAAACCAAGACATGTTTGTTTTGTTCTTCATAGTTATGTGCTACCTTTATGATTTCAAAAGACTTACCACTATTCATCGCACCGTAACGGAAAAATAACTGAGCCATCTAAACACTCCCATACTTTTTAATATCGATTTACTCAGCTATTCATTTTACTTTTATTCCCGTCACTAGTCAATTTTATTTCCTGCTAGCAAGTCGAATTCCCAGTAAAAGTTTAAAGAAATTTTAAATGACAGGAAATTTTATAGAATTTTGCTCACCTATGGTAAAATTATCTCATTAAGAGTTCGCCTAAGTAGCGGATAGCAAATGATTAGAGGAGTGCCAAAAATGAAATTTAAGAGTCAACTAGCAACAGTAGCCGGCCGTACAAGCCAACAATTATTAAAGAGATTTACAAGCGGTGGTACTTCTCTACCCGGTAAAATTGCACAGAAAATTGATCCCGAGATTTTAAAAGCCTTAGGAGAAAATTACCGTGTAGTCATCATTACGGGTACCAACGGAAAAACAGTAACCACTGCTCTGACTGTCAATATTTTGAAACAAAAATTTGATCATGTCATGACCAACAATTCAGGGTCGAACATGCTACAAGGGATTACATCTTCATTCATCGAAGACTCTGGTACAAAAACCAAAGACAAAGTAGCTGTTCTTGAAGTGGACGAAGCATCTTTACGTCATATCACTGAACATATTAAACCAGAAGTGATTTTAACCACCAACATCTTCCGCGACCAAATGGACCGCTATGGTGAGATCTACACCACTTATGACTTTATCCTACAAGGTGCAGCAAAAGCGAAAGACGCTATTCTAATGCAAAACGGTGATGCGCCAATTTTCTCATCACGTAAAGTAGACAACAAGCAAGTTTTTTTCGGTTTCAACACAGAAGACCAGTCAAAAGACTTTCTAGCAGATAACAATACTGATGGTGTTATCTGTCCGAACTGTGAACATGTTTTACATTATCATAGCATTACCTACAGCAACCTTGGTGACTACTTCTGTCCAAACTGTGGCGTGAGTCGTCCAGCATTAACTTACCAAGTAGAAGAAATTAATGAATTAACACCGGAATCAGCTAGCTTTACAATTGATGGCTACCAATACAATATTCCAGTTGCTGGACTATACAATGTCTATAACGCCTTATCAGCCTACTCACTAGGTCGGTATTTTGGTGTCAGCCAAACAGATATCGCGGAAGGATTACAAGGAGCTAAACGTATTTTTGGGCGTCAAGAAGCCATTAACGTGGAAGGTCATGACTTACGGATTAACCTTATCAAAAACCCCGTAGGTCTAAACCAAATCATCGAATTATGTCTTTTAGAAAAAGCACCGTATACTCTCATTTCTGTGTTAAATGACCGCCCCGCTGACGGCCAAGATGTATCATGGATTTGGGATGGCAACTTTGAAAAATTAGCAGAAATGGACAATATTGAAGCTTCTTATGTGGCAGGTATTCGTGTAGCCGACTTATCTAAACGTATGGCAGTCGCTGGCTTTAACCAAGACCAATTAATCCAGTTAGAAGATCCTAAAGCTATCATTGAAACAGTAAAAAATGCACCAACTGAAAAAGTCTATATC encodes:
- a CDS encoding M20 metallopeptidase family protein; translated protein: MAYLDRAKEIFDDAVKVRRHLHENPEVGFELPKTTKLVKSKLDEFGIAYENVGDTYGITGTLGDSAKGKTLLLRADMDALAITEKSQSACTSKNENGHLCGHDMHTTILLMVLKMLKENENQLEGQIKFLFQPAEETLNGGRVMVEEGILESPVPDAGMALHMWPNGDKVDVEIHKKEALASALNFRITIKGVGAHGAMPNNGIDPVFVASQIINGANGILARELPSNKGASLSMGYINAPGGAINVIPDKVVLEGTSRSLFPESAEHVSKRLPEIVEHIGKAFRAETEYEVLADCPSLINSEEMAEQVMASAKEALDDKYDVVNVPPYLASEDYAHIASKLPESTYFFIGCPLPDDNGEVYPVHHPLVQFNEEALIVGSATLATSATNWLRDNK
- the ribF gene encoding riboflavin biosynthesis protein RibF; translation: MKTINLHHPFEQSTIYGGDVVLALGFFDGVHRGHQAVIQAARDEADRLQLPLAVMTFNMAPRIMYQQIHPEGVTYLTTLAEKERLMTQLGVDYLYVTQLTSSFAALKPQEFVDQYMVGLHAKSVVAGFDYTYGKKDIANMRTLASHAAGRFNIIEVNKLSEDTSKVGSTEIRHDLNTGQIDKANQQLGYIYSIDGIVVHGEKRGRELGYPTANLMVAAESLIPVEGVYVVEMLLNGQVYPGVASIGTNITFGENRKRTVEIHLLDFKGEIYGEYVTVYWHKYLRPELKFDGIEGLIKQMDQDAVDAENYLESLQK
- the truB gene encoding tRNA pseudouridine(55) synthase TruB; the encoded protein is MDGILPLWKERGMTSHDCVFKVRKILKMKKVGHTGTLDPNVDGVLPICLGKGTKLVELLMDKTKVYTGEITLGFATTTEDLDGEVIAEESLANPFKDDQIQALMHELTGHIIQIPPMYSAIKVKGKRLYEYAREGLEVERPEHPVFVHDFKLVGPSRFEDGKQVFAFEVVCGKGTYVRTLASDLGRKLGVPATMTSLTRDGSTPFSREDCLTLSQLAEAVEAEDYTWLVPVESALTAYPVWQVPAEDSHLVKLVENGSVLELATLPADLRGQLPVTAYIDSKLKALYDVHPNKDGKIKPSKMF
- a CDS encoding DNA-directed RNA polymerase subunit beta, with the translated sequence MKYYHQYINHPWKKILFWGLLLVIVGFLLFIIGGLIGYSISSDQSAFNFLNPASWNHVFSFIR
- the murA gene encoding UDP-N-acetylglucosamine 1-carboxyvinyltransferase; this encodes MTENMIVKGGRKLKGHVRVDGAKNAVLPLLAATLLAEQGKSRITNASLLSDVYVMNDVLRNLNAQVDFDEENNEIIVDASSGLTTEAPFELVSKMRASIVVMGPLLSRYGHAKFAMPGGCAIGSRPIDLHVKGFEALGAKVTTTAGYVEASADKLVGANIYLDFPSVGATQNIMMAAALAEGTTIIENVAREPEIVDLANFINKMGGRVQGAGTDTIKIRGVESLEGTEHSVIPDRIEAGTFMVAAAITEGDVYIEDAISEHNQPLISKLKELGATITEDVSGVRVQGSTVLHQTKARTLPYPGFPTDIQSPFTVAQVLAEGTSEMEETVFENRFMHLEELRRMNANFNINGNTAIMNGPAKLQGAAVAASDLRSAAALILAGLKAEGMTKVSELKYLDRGYHSFDKKLQALGANVLRVDVDGKTDAELASLLD
- the upp gene encoding uracil phosphoribosyltransferase produces the protein MSKLVVIDHPLVQHKMAMLRDKDLGTKGFRELVNEITMFLGYEVTRDLPMEEIEIETPLVKTTQNVIAGKKLAIAPILRAGLGMVDGMLLLMPAAKVGHIGMFRDEETLQPQEYFFKMPQDIEEREVIVVDPMLATGGSAIMAIDSLVKRNVKAENIKFVCLVAAPEGVKALQDAYPEVDIFAGALDEKLNEDGYILPGLGDAGDRLFGTL
- the glyA gene encoding serine hydroxymethyltransferase, giving the protein MSNDIIFDLLDEEMDRQQHGIELIASENWVSEDVRRAQGSIATNKYAEGYPGKRYYGGCEVVDKIETLAIDRAKELFGAAYANVQPHSGSQANMAVYDAFLEPGDLVLGMNLTDGGHLTHGSKVNFSGKKYNFIAYNVTNDEEYIDYAEIDRLAKAHQPKLIVAGASAYARTIDFEKIAETAKAVGAYFMVDMAHIAGLVAAGLHPNPIPYADVVTSTTHKTLRGPRGGLILTANADYGKKLNSAIFPGIQGGPLEHVIAAKAVAFGEALQDDFKDYQAQIIKNAKAFEKVFNEEGIPMVSGGTDNHLLLLKVIGFDVTGAEIETILDEVGITVNKNTIPNETLSPFKTSGIRIGTPAITTRGFKEAESEQVARLIAKIIKNPQDEAVRADVRASVKALTEAIPLK
- a CDS encoding L-threonylcarbamoyladenylate synthase, whose amino-acid sequence is MTKIIQASEIDEGAALLQDGQLVAFPTETVFGLGAIANNADAVKSVYTVKGRPSDNPLIVHIADPEDIFDYMIDNDPERHDLIEKLTTQFWPGPLTLVVPVKPDTFPSVVTGGMDTVGIRLPDHETTRDLIRATGFPIVGPSANISGKPSPTQVAHVMHDFDGVIGGVVNAEPTRIGVESTVLDLTDSRGLIILRPGYITKTMLAEVVTGMPIYIGGTIANNADEAPKAPGMKYVHYSPNQPVMAVSSDKMSNVLANLSSQSIKVALATSENNFEKYKTSVASIVSLGPTIETATQQLFAALRTFDDQENIQQIVVELYPDTEKNGAYRNRLIKASSTVVE
- the prmC gene encoding peptide chain release factor N(5)-glutamine methyltransferase, translated to MINQTYLEVQVWASSFLEENNQDAEIAYHLLLDLADFSVSDWALKRKDIMPIYLKEAYQAAIEKVAKENYPWQYIVGKAWFYGETFKVSPATLIPRQETEDLVSYVADLIKKEHIAKDARVLDIGTGTGIIAVTLKQLFPNLQVTATDISPDALNIARENAADKKVVIDFQLGDLFKPVLGQEFDLIISNPPYIGSDETDVMSKSTVLYEPDLALFAEENGYQIYWRLFDQIHDYLAKPGYFIGEFGYQQGQSLLAGAKDRLRMTDAEVNIIQDYAGNDRILVIQNPYNTTI